GGGTCTATTAAAAAATAAAAGCACCTGCAACCTCTGAAATACGAGGTTGTCTAAATATTTAAAATGAGTGAAATACATAATATTATATTTGAAAAAGGGATAGATAGATTGAGTTTTGATGTTTCTATTTTATATAATGAACTTGAAAATATTGAATTTGAAGATTATGATTTAGCATTAGCTGAATTACAAGAACTTAAACTTATAAAAAGAATAGGTATTGGTAATTCTTTTAAAATCACAAATTCAGGATATAAGGCTTACGAAATGGGTATTGAAAAATTTATCCAAGAACAAAAAAAAATAGATTACAGAAAAGAAAGAAAGGTTTTTTATGATTACCAAGTTTCAAGATTTAGAGCAAAAACAGGGTACATACCTTATGTAATATCTTTTATCAGTTTGATTATTTCAATATTTGCTTTTCTCAATAATAAAAATAAAGAGTTACAACAACCCATAAAATCAAATGCATTAGAACAAATAAAAGACAGTACTTTATTTTCCATCCAAACCAAAAGGGCAGATTCATTAAATAAATTAAATCGTAAATAAAATTTTTCATTTTCTGTTGTTTTTAATTAATATGTTTCGGTTACATTGGACAACAGAGTCTATAATTCAATGCTAAGGCATTGAGTGCTTTTATTTTTTTTTGATGCTTCCGTAGCTACTCTCGCTTGCGATTGCAAGCGACCGCTACACGCATCAAATCATAGACCCCGAACGTTGTATGCAAGGCAAAACCGACTTTAGAACATAAAAAAATATGACAAAATCAGCACACTTTAAAGTTGACCCAAAACTAGCAGAATTACTAGGCGAAACATATCGCTCAGTCGAAGAAGCCACAAAGGAATTAATTGACAACGCCTATGATGCTGATTCTGAAAATGTCAAAATTCAACTACCAGACGAGTTGACACCTGACCAAAAAATTGTGATAGAAGATGATGGTTCAGGAATGAAAGAAAATGAGGTTCGTAACGAATACTTAAATATTGCAAATAGCCGAACTTCTCGAAAAGGCAATGTCACATTTTCAAAAAAGAGAAAAGTTAAAGGTCGTAAAGGAATCGGAAAATTTTCAGGTTTAATGGTTGCAAGTCAAATGACAATTGAAACTTATGCAAGCGGTAAAATGACTTCATTAACCATTAACAAAGACGATTTAGCAAAAGCAGGTTATGACTTAGAAAAAGTTCCTCTTCCAATTAATGTAACAGACTGTGATAAAACAAAACACGGAACTAGAATAACACTTGAAGGAATTAATCAAAATTTTAGCTTTCCAAATCCTGATAGACTAAAGGAAATTTTAATCCGAGACTATGGTCGTGAAATGGATTTTGACATAACAATAAATGGCGAAAATATCGGTGTACTTGACCTTCAAGGAAAATCATACTCGGAAAGAATAGAATTGCCAGATGGGAAAATGGCTACATTAAATTATACAGTTACAGAAAAGCCAATAAAACAAGCAGGAATAGCAATTAGAGTAAACAATAAAATTATCGGTAGACCTCAAAACTTTCTTTCAGATGATGAAATTATTCCTAAAAAACTACAAAATAGAGTCTATGGAGAAATTATCTGTGATGATTTAGAAGATGATTTAACAGCCGATTTTGGTGCAGTAATCGACAACAGTAAATTATACCAAAAACTCACAACAAGCACTACAGAAAAATTACGGAAATCCGTTGACGAAGTTTTTGTCACTGATATGAAAATGGCAAAAGCACGTTATCAAAGAAAAATCAACAAGGAATTAGAGAAATTACCTGATTTTAAACAACCTTTCGCAAAAAAAGCACTTTATAAAGTTCTTGAGAAATTTTATGGAGAAACCGAGGAGAGAATAAATACAGTAATTTCTGTTATGGTATCCGCAATGGAAAAAGACCATTATTGGGATATTGTTCAAAATATAGAGGATACGAGAACAGGAGATGTTGAAAAATTTGCAGAAGCACTTTCCGAGTTTGGTTTTTTAGAAATGAGCATAATTTCTAGTCAAGCAATTAATAGATTGAGATTTTTAGACGAACTAAATATTTTAATAGAAAATCCTAAAACTCTTGAATCAACAGTTCATAAAGCTTTTGAGAAAAATACTTGGCTTTTTGGAGATGATTATTCTGTAATTTTCTCAGACCAAGGCTTAAAAACCTCAATCGAAAAAGTAATTAATAAGACGTATAAAGGAGAAAAGCCAGATGATAGACCAGATATTCTTTTTGGAAGAAATATTACTAGGTCATTAGTCTTAATAGAATTTAAAAGACCAAGTTTTACATTAAATCGAGATACGGAATCTCAAGCATTAAAATATCGAGATGAACTCAATGTATATTTTCACAATCAAAAAATTGAAATTATCCTTTTAGGAGGTAAGGTAAAAGGGATAATAAG
This region of Croceibacter atlanticus HTCC2559 genomic DNA includes:
- a CDS encoding ATP-binding protein, with protein sequence MTKSAHFKVDPKLAELLGETYRSVEEATKELIDNAYDADSENVKIQLPDELTPDQKIVIEDDGSGMKENEVRNEYLNIANSRTSRKGNVTFSKKRKVKGRKGIGKFSGLMVASQMTIETYASGKMTSLTINKDDLAKAGYDLEKVPLPINVTDCDKTKHGTRITLEGINQNFSFPNPDRLKEILIRDYGREMDFDITINGENIGVLDLQGKSYSERIELPDGKMATLNYTVTEKPIKQAGIAIRVNNKIIGRPQNFLSDDEIIPKKLQNRVYGEIICDDLEDDLTADFGAVIDNSKLYQKLTTSTTEKLRKSVDEVFVTDMKMAKARYQRKINKELEKLPDFKQPFAKKALYKVLEKFYGETEERINTVISVMVSAMEKDHYWDIVQNIEDTRTGDVEKFAEALSEFGFLEMSIISSQAINRLRFLDELNILIENPKTLESTVHKAFEKNTWLFGDDYSVIFSDQGLKTSIEKVINKTYKGEKPDDRPDILFGRNITRSLVLIEFKRPSFTLNRDTESQALKYRDELNVYFHNQKIEIILLGGKVKGIISSHNERGDVLYRTYVDLISVARQKLIWLIDELKKE